One Kineosporia sp. NBRC 101731 genomic region harbors:
- a CDS encoding AMP-binding protein — MLETFTTADSQTAAEPLLRWLTQASGDVGLHVAAPTAGWDYISYRDLAVQVKVFAAGLQAQELHYGDVVTLMVSESEQFIVSFFGCLLAGVTPSTVMPRGLFRKADGYISHVSGILNAADPALVMAGEESHEYAQEAVKASGLPSPVVTFTVVRETGAKGPPVRVPADRPPGGTALLQFTSGSSGDPKGVRVSWGALTANVAAIRDWLGLTPQDRFAGWLPLFHDMGLIGQMLTSITNGVDTWILSPEQFIRNPGRWVECFGKYGATITTSPSFGYSYAARRVSPDDLAGYDFSRWRIAILGAERIDPVGVNDFTRLAAPFGFDPHALVGAYGLAEATLAVTGVHPADGSPLVKVPSTVVAPGSPVGARRDGLLGRDRGTGEHLVGCGRPLAGLEVHVLDDEGAEVPDGTLGEISISGTSLADGYVLGDRRTIDFDPAGHLTGDAGFLLDGELFVVGRIGDSIKVRGAMVFAEDLEAELERVSGARHGQVAVLLGRSGGCDRAVVLIESSSPERWNDRIGTIISTVRARTSPEFDCPVYAGRSGAIARTSSGKPRRRVLWRDYLAGDLTDWQLATQEGRS; from the coding sequence GTGCTCGAAACCTTCACCACCGCCGATTCACAGACAGCCGCCGAGCCGCTGCTGCGGTGGCTCACCCAGGCATCCGGCGACGTCGGCCTGCACGTGGCCGCCCCGACCGCCGGCTGGGACTACATCTCCTACCGCGACCTGGCCGTCCAGGTGAAGGTGTTCGCCGCGGGCCTACAGGCGCAGGAGCTGCACTACGGCGACGTGGTGACCCTCATGGTCAGCGAGTCGGAGCAGTTCATCGTCTCCTTCTTCGGCTGCCTGCTCGCCGGGGTCACTCCCTCGACCGTCATGCCCCGGGGACTGTTCCGCAAGGCCGACGGCTACATCTCGCACGTGTCCGGCATCCTCAACGCCGCCGACCCGGCCCTCGTGATGGCCGGTGAGGAATCGCACGAATATGCCCAGGAGGCTGTCAAGGCCTCCGGACTGCCCTCTCCTGTCGTTACTTTCACGGTCGTTCGGGAGACCGGGGCGAAGGGTCCACCGGTCCGGGTACCGGCCGACCGACCACCCGGGGGCACCGCGCTGCTGCAGTTCACCTCCGGCTCCAGCGGCGACCCCAAGGGGGTCCGGGTGAGCTGGGGCGCGCTCACCGCGAACGTCGCTGCCATCCGGGACTGGCTGGGCCTGACACCGCAGGACCGGTTCGCCGGATGGCTGCCGCTGTTCCACGACATGGGGCTGATCGGCCAGATGCTGACGAGCATCACCAACGGCGTGGACACCTGGATCCTCAGCCCCGAGCAGTTCATCCGCAATCCCGGGCGCTGGGTGGAATGCTTCGGGAAGTACGGCGCGACCATCACCACCTCACCGAGTTTCGGCTACTCCTACGCCGCCCGCCGGGTCTCCCCCGACGACCTGGCCGGCTACGACTTCTCCCGCTGGCGCATCGCGATTCTCGGTGCCGAGCGCATCGACCCGGTTGGGGTCAACGACTTCACCCGGCTAGCCGCGCCCTTCGGCTTCGACCCGCACGCGCTGGTGGGCGCCTACGGCCTGGCCGAGGCGACCCTGGCCGTCACCGGGGTCCACCCGGCCGACGGATCGCCCCTGGTGAAGGTGCCCAGCACCGTGGTCGCGCCCGGGTCCCCGGTCGGCGCGCGGCGCGACGGGCTGCTCGGACGTGACCGCGGGACCGGCGAGCATCTGGTGGGCTGCGGCCGCCCGCTCGCCGGCCTGGAGGTGCACGTGCTCGACGACGAAGGTGCGGAGGTTCCCGACGGAACCTTGGGCGAGATCTCCATCAGCGGGACCTCGCTGGCCGACGGCTACGTGCTGGGCGACCGCCGGACCATCGACTTCGACCCCGCCGGTCATCTCACCGGCGACGCCGGTTTTCTGCTCGACGGCGAGCTTTTTGTGGTCGGCCGGATCGGCGACAGCATCAAGGTGCGCGGTGCGATGGTGTTCGCCGAAGACCTGGAGGCCGAACTGGAGCGGGTCTCGGGGGCCCGGCACGGACAGGTCGCGGTGCTGCTCGGCCGCTCCGGCGGCTGCGACCGGGCCGTGGTGCTGATCGAGAGCTCGTCCCCGGAACGCTGGAACGACCGGATCGGCACGATCATCTCCACCGTGCGCGCCCGCACCAGCCCGGAGTTCGACTGCCCGGTCTACGCGGGCCGTTCCGGGGCCATTGCCCGCACCTCGAGCGGAAAACCGCGTCGGCGCGTGCTGTGGCGTGACTATCTGGCCGGTGACCTCACCGACTGGCAGCTCGCGACCCAGGAAGGCCGGTCATGA
- a CDS encoding ribonucleotide-diphosphate reductase subunit beta has translation MTATNETTTNETAPVVGLLDVEDTPGARDSRLPPPRALYNQWEKQQWAIAQVNVGRDREQWETLRPFARQELLGALNELETGEVFVSRTLSTLVGFAPSDPDRLFLSTQVADEARHAQFFQDYRLDAVGLEDAADEDDSAYAQLFEPTLRSSLEQVAATGGDVGWWHTAVVEYHLVTEGILAAAALHLTRRIARRFQLPALEEGLGNVIRDESRHFTYGLAATRQAVEGPLRDRIAQVYLNGVEASARIMVNPQRKSAAPVLRPALLQRAALLSTQWDLTRTRALRQLRLMGLPELRDDTEKIWDRTLETALSEYADVWGTPHPVAAAR, from the coding sequence ATGACCGCTACGAACGAGACGACGACGAACGAGACGGCGCCCGTCGTCGGTCTGCTCGACGTCGAGGACACACCCGGGGCCCGGGACAGTCGGCTACCACCGCCCCGCGCCCTGTACAACCAGTGGGAGAAGCAGCAGTGGGCGATCGCCCAGGTGAACGTGGGGCGCGATCGGGAGCAGTGGGAGACGCTGCGGCCGTTCGCGCGTCAGGAACTGCTGGGTGCGCTCAACGAGCTGGAGACCGGTGAGGTCTTCGTCAGCCGCACCCTCAGCACCCTGGTCGGTTTCGCTCCCTCCGACCCCGACCGCCTGTTCCTCAGCACCCAGGTCGCCGACGAGGCCCGGCACGCCCAGTTCTTCCAGGACTACCGGCTGGACGCCGTCGGCCTGGAAGACGCTGCAGACGAGGACGACTCGGCCTACGCCCAGCTGTTCGAGCCGACGCTGCGATCGAGCCTGGAGCAGGTGGCAGCCACCGGTGGGGACGTGGGCTGGTGGCACACGGCGGTGGTGGAGTACCACCTCGTCACCGAGGGCATCCTGGCCGCCGCCGCACTGCACCTGACCCGGCGCATCGCCCGGCGGTTCCAGCTGCCCGCGTTGGAAGAAGGCCTGGGCAATGTGATTCGCGACGAGTCAAGGCATTTCACCTACGGTCTGGCCGCCACCCGGCAGGCCGTCGAGGGCCCGCTGCGGGACCGGATCGCGCAGGTCTACCTGAACGGAGTCGAGGCCTCGGCCCGGATCATGGTGAACCCGCAGCGCAAGAGCGCGGCCCCGGTGCTGCGCCCGGCCCTGCTGCAGCGGGCCGCCCTGCTCAGTACCCAGTGGGATCTCACCCGTACCCGGGCGCTGCGCCAGTTGCGCCTGATGGGTCTTCCAGAACTGCGGGACGACACCGAGAAGATCTGGGACCGCACCTTGGAGACCGCCCTGTCGGAGTACGCGGACGTCTGGGGTACACCGCACCCGGTCGCCGCCGCCCGCTGA
- a CDS encoding phosphopantetheine-binding protein — translation MAQNTEIGENTTSSTSSPDIGARVRDVVGSLVPGGRREVETGDQLTDLGFDSLGTLELAMALETEFDLGEVPEGQAVEMATVGDIEKLVSSLIGPTAAPGPQ, via the coding sequence ATGGCTCAGAACACCGAGATCGGCGAGAACACCACATCGTCCACCTCTTCCCCGGACATCGGCGCCCGGGTGCGGGATGTCGTGGGCAGTCTGGTGCCCGGAGGCCGCCGGGAGGTCGAGACCGGCGACCAGCTGACCGACCTGGGTTTCGACTCGCTCGGCACACTTGAACTGGCGATGGCGCTGGAGACCGAGTTCGACCTGGGCGAGGTGCCGGAGGGGCAGGCCGTGGAGATGGCCACGGTCGGTGACATCGAGAAGCTGGTCAGCTCGCTGATCGGCCCGACGGCAGCGCCGGGCCCACAGTGA
- a CDS encoding diiron oxygenase, which produces MTTTYASVRERLDQDPGFRDVLKRLVDLSERDYYNPYREFRWPDSLPEQRWWMTPEMMVEHGTAIGATLSEQQLQVISRWESINFYSLNVHGIRELLHEIIARIHTADFVVPSAYFHHIIGEENEHMWFFAEFCLRYGGKIYPSRAMSLAGPGVAEADHFLVFSRLLIFEELVDVFNQRMGQDERLDPTIRKVNEVHHRDESRHIAFGRQIVAMLWSDLRDRIDQTQQAVLEAYIKRYMIASIDSLVDPLIYKDAGIPDPYEVRRQVLADPSHPAYVERILKRSISFMTSTGVFTSPLFEEPRRAGAAS; this is translated from the coding sequence ATGACCACCACCTACGCCAGCGTCCGGGAACGGCTCGATCAGGACCCCGGGTTCCGCGACGTGCTCAAGCGCCTGGTGGACCTGTCGGAGCGGGACTACTACAACCCGTACCGCGAGTTCCGGTGGCCCGACAGCCTGCCGGAGCAGCGCTGGTGGATGACGCCGGAGATGATGGTCGAGCACGGCACAGCGATCGGCGCCACCCTGAGCGAGCAGCAGCTGCAGGTGATCTCGCGCTGGGAGAGCATCAATTTCTACAGCCTCAACGTGCACGGTATCCGCGAACTGCTGCACGAGATCATCGCGCGGATCCACACGGCCGATTTCGTGGTGCCCTCGGCGTACTTCCACCACATCATCGGCGAGGAGAACGAGCACATGTGGTTCTTCGCCGAGTTCTGCCTGCGGTACGGCGGCAAGATCTACCCCTCCCGCGCCATGAGCCTGGCCGGGCCGGGCGTGGCCGAGGCCGACCACTTCCTGGTCTTCTCCCGGCTGCTGATCTTCGAGGAGCTGGTGGACGTGTTCAACCAGCGGATGGGCCAGGACGAGCGCCTCGACCCGACGATCCGCAAGGTCAACGAGGTGCACCACCGGGACGAGTCGCGACACATCGCGTTCGGCCGGCAGATCGTCGCCATGCTCTGGTCGGACCTGCGCGACCGCATCGACCAGACCCAGCAGGCCGTGCTGGAGGCGTACATCAAGCGGTACATGATCGCCTCGATCGACAGCCTGGTCGACCCCCTGATCTACAAGGACGCGGGAATACCCGACCCCTACGAGGTGCGCCGTCAGGTGCTGGCCGACCCGTCCCACCCGGCCTACGTGGAACGGATCCTCAAACGCAGCATCTCGTTCATGACCAGCACCGGCGTGTTCACCTCGCCGCTGTTCGAGGAACCGCGCCGGGCCGGGGCGGCCTCGTGA
- a CDS encoding SAM-dependent methyltransferase: protein MTSSTQPEPGWVVEGADLSRPSIARMYDYLMGGDRHVEEDRDVAHAARNAAPMIRLTIWENRKLIKRVVRELVAGGVTQILDIGSGIPARASVHEVAHAINPDVKVVYVDIDPVAAARGRELLADLPHCGSFQGDLTKPQEILQHPDVISRLDLSQPVALFFFNVLHFLDRDEVAAALEVYRDALAPGSHLAISHGTGELDGRGQAIGEVYAGAYGHLDYRTKDQLALLFGDFGLLEPGIVLLPDWRPEPSPLSSRLGARGAPVNCYAGVAVKP, encoded by the coding sequence ATGACGTCTTCGACACAACCGGAACCGGGCTGGGTGGTGGAGGGTGCGGACCTGTCCCGTCCCAGCATCGCGCGGATGTACGACTACCTGATGGGCGGTGACCGCCACGTCGAGGAAGACCGCGACGTGGCGCACGCCGCCCGCAACGCCGCCCCGATGATCCGGCTGACCATCTGGGAGAACCGCAAACTCATCAAACGAGTGGTGCGCGAGTTGGTCGCGGGCGGGGTAACGCAGATCCTCGACATCGGCTCCGGCATCCCGGCCCGGGCGTCCGTGCACGAGGTGGCCCACGCCATCAACCCGGACGTGAAGGTGGTCTACGTCGACATCGACCCGGTGGCGGCGGCCCGGGGCCGCGAGCTGCTCGCAGACCTGCCGCACTGCGGCTCGTTCCAGGGCGACCTGACCAAACCGCAGGAGATTCTCCAGCACCCGGACGTGATCTCCCGGCTGGATCTCTCGCAACCGGTGGCGCTGTTCTTCTTCAACGTGCTGCACTTCCTCGACCGGGACGAGGTGGCCGCCGCGCTGGAGGTCTACCGGGATGCGCTGGCCCCCGGCAGTCACCTGGCCATCAGCCACGGTACCGGCGAGCTGGACGGTCGGGGGCAGGCGATCGGGGAGGTCTACGCCGGCGCCTACGGCCATCTGGACTACCGCACGAAAGACCAGCTGGCCCTGCTGTTCGGCGATTTCGGGCTGCTGGAGCCCGGGATCGTGCTGTTGCCCGACTGGCGGCCGGAGCCCTCACCGCTGAGCAGCCGGCTGGGTGCCCGGGGTGCCCCGGTGAACTGTTACGCGGGGGTCGCGGTCAAGCCCTGA
- a CDS encoding SGNH/GDSL hydrolase family protein, producing the protein MSDNIAQDLYTQDLTRAGDLLAKAPWKRLAVLGDSHAAGIREVVQGYPDKSWFDWLSESLLLSQPGLRAKNFGQKGLLAREVRARQVKPALEFEPDLAVVLCGGNDLLRGSFDGVAAELDQIVRPLRESGATVVTMGLFDITRSGLLPDEFKPPLKAQLDELYAIVGGVAERNGTLHIDFGTHPAAAQDDVYASDFQHLTTRGHAVVASATVVRLSEQN; encoded by the coding sequence TTGAGCGACAACATCGCACAGGACCTCTACACCCAGGACCTGACCCGCGCCGGCGACCTGCTCGCCAAGGCTCCCTGGAAGCGTCTGGCGGTGCTCGGTGACAGCCACGCCGCGGGTATCCGGGAAGTGGTCCAGGGGTACCCGGACAAGTCGTGGTTCGACTGGCTGAGCGAGAGTCTGCTGTTGTCGCAGCCCGGGCTACGGGCCAAGAACTTCGGCCAGAAGGGACTTCTCGCCCGGGAGGTGCGAGCCCGGCAGGTGAAGCCGGCGCTGGAGTTCGAGCCCGATCTGGCCGTGGTGCTGTGTGGCGGGAACGACTTGCTACGCGGTTCGTTCGACGGGGTCGCCGCCGAGCTCGACCAGATCGTGCGGCCGCTGCGTGAGAGCGGCGCGACCGTGGTCACCATGGGCCTGTTCGACATCACCCGCTCCGGGCTACTGCCCGACGAGTTCAAGCCGCCGCTGAAGGCCCAGCTCGACGAGCTGTACGCGATCGTGGGCGGCGTCGCCGAACGCAACGGCACGCTTCACATCGACTTCGGAACCCACCCGGCCGCGGCTCAGGACGACGTGTACGCCAGCGACTTCCAGCACCTCACCACCCGGGGCCACGCGGTCGTCGCGTCCGCGACGGTGGTTCGGCTGAGCGAGCAGAACTGA
- a CDS encoding DHA2 family efflux MFS transporter permease subunit produces MSTAGFRTAGSRTTGSRTTGVLAAGATFLAMLDSTVANLAVPSLAGDFPGDTPAGTLSGISWVITLYAIVFAALLAPAGRFSDVIGRRALFCSGVAVFTVMSLLCALAPNLDVLVVGRGLQAIGAAAMVPASLAVVLTDTPSSQRTKTIGLWSAAGALAAAIGPGLGGVLVEWVGWRSLFLINVPIGIVLFVAGRRLIGTGLRGGRVPDPIGTVILVFGVGLTVLGATKGEEWGWSNLSTLLALGFGPVLVAFVLLRSTRHAVPVVETTLWRNRTFLRANLAAMVYGAALFTWLLVGVLVLTEQWHYSTLKAGLAMSPGALVASVTAIIASRVGERVGPRVISVVGSLTIFAVGVFCWIFLPENPHFTAFWLPLSFVIGFGIGLMSWSLSVAAVMSASPVKFASATGMNIACRQVGGALGIAAMTAIIAARPGLSGYQLVYLVCGLCALAAAAASAGFHFPKYVPAPAPRSEATPATEGTVR; encoded by the coding sequence GTGTCCACAGCAGGTTTCCGAACGGCGGGCTCCCGAACAACAGGCTCCCGCACCACGGGCGTTCTCGCCGCCGGTGCCACCTTCCTGGCCATGCTCGACTCGACGGTCGCCAACCTCGCCGTCCCCTCGCTCGCCGGTGACTTTCCCGGCGACACCCCCGCCGGCACCCTGAGCGGCATTTCCTGGGTGATCACGCTGTACGCCATCGTGTTCGCCGCCCTGCTCGCACCGGCCGGCCGCTTCTCCGACGTGATCGGTCGGCGGGCCTTGTTCTGTTCCGGTGTAGCGGTATTCACCGTGATGTCGCTGTTGTGCGCCCTCGCGCCGAACCTCGACGTGCTGGTCGTGGGCCGGGGCCTACAGGCCATCGGCGCGGCCGCGATGGTGCCGGCCTCACTCGCCGTGGTGCTCACCGACACCCCTTCCTCCCAGCGCACGAAGACCATCGGCCTGTGGAGCGCCGCCGGCGCCCTGGCCGCGGCCATCGGCCCGGGTCTGGGCGGCGTCCTGGTCGAATGGGTGGGCTGGCGCTCGCTCTTCCTCATCAACGTGCCGATCGGCATCGTCCTGTTCGTCGCCGGCCGGCGCCTGATCGGCACCGGCCTGCGCGGCGGGCGGGTGCCCGACCCGATCGGCACGGTGATCCTGGTGTTCGGGGTGGGCCTGACCGTGCTGGGCGCCACCAAGGGCGAGGAATGGGGCTGGAGCAACCTCTCCACCCTCCTGGCGCTGGGGTTCGGCCCGGTCCTGGTTGCCTTCGTGCTGCTGCGCTCCACCCGGCACGCCGTCCCTGTGGTCGAGACCACGCTGTGGCGCAACCGCACCTTCCTGCGCGCCAACCTCGCCGCGATGGTCTACGGCGCGGCCCTGTTCACCTGGCTGCTGGTCGGTGTGCTGGTCCTGACCGAGCAGTGGCACTACTCCACGCTGAAGGCCGGTCTGGCGATGAGCCCAGGGGCTCTGGTGGCGTCGGTGACCGCGATCATCGCCTCGCGGGTCGGGGAACGGGTCGGACCCCGCGTCATCTCGGTCGTCGGCTCGCTGACGATCTTCGCGGTCGGGGTGTTCTGCTGGATCTTCCTGCCCGAGAACCCGCACTTCACGGCCTTCTGGCTGCCGTTGAGCTTCGTCATCGGCTTCGGTATCGGCCTGATGTCGTGGAGCCTCTCGGTCGCCGCGGTGATGTCGGCCAGCCCGGTCAAGTTCGCCAGCGCCACCGGCATGAACATCGCCTGCCGCCAGGTCGGCGGTGCCCTCGGCATCGCCGCCATGACGGCCATCATCGCCGCCCGGCCGGGCCTGTCCGGCTACCAGCTCGTCTACCTGGTCTGCGGCCTGTGCGCGCTCGCGGCGGCCGCGGCCAGCGCCGGATTCCACTTCCCGAAGTACGTGCCCGCACCGGCGCCTCGCAGCGAGGCGACGCCAGCCACCGAAGGGACCGTCCGTTGA
- a CDS encoding DUF6282 family protein gives MPGTHHPPPGSRARELVTGAYDTHVHVAPDVMARRIDDISLALRFRDAGLAGFVLKSHYLPTAERAQVVRAVVPGVDVLGALTLNASVGGLNPVAVELAGRSGARIVWMPTVDSRNQRESQTRAPQGATPPMWAQVQAELAEQGIMAPPVDVVDPDGEPVTALRQVLTLIAKHDMVLATGHLSGAEILTTVRAAHEAGVRRIVVTHPEFTSQQLSVAAQRELTAYGALMERCFTTPHSGKITWDLLYEHIREVGPEHSILSSDLGQPFNPPVEDGLALMADQLLRNGFHEDEVRVMAVENTRRTALAKGPA, from the coding sequence ATGCCTGGAACTCATCATCCGCCACCCGGCTCACGGGCCCGTGAACTCGTCACCGGCGCCTACGACACCCATGTCCACGTCGCGCCCGACGTCATGGCGCGGCGGATCGACGACATCTCCCTGGCCCTGCGCTTCCGCGACGCCGGGCTGGCCGGTTTCGTGCTCAAGTCGCACTACCTGCCCACGGCCGAGCGGGCCCAGGTGGTGCGGGCGGTCGTTCCCGGTGTCGACGTGCTGGGCGCCCTGACGCTGAACGCCTCGGTGGGAGGGCTGAATCCGGTGGCGGTCGAGCTGGCCGGGCGCAGCGGTGCCCGCATCGTCTGGATGCCGACGGTGGACAGCCGCAACCAGCGCGAGAGCCAGACCCGGGCTCCGCAGGGCGCCACTCCCCCGATGTGGGCGCAGGTGCAGGCCGAGCTTGCCGAGCAGGGCATCATGGCGCCGCCCGTCGACGTCGTGGACCCCGACGGCGAGCCGGTGACGGCGCTGCGCCAGGTGCTCACGCTGATCGCGAAACACGACATGGTGCTGGCCACCGGGCACCTGTCCGGGGCGGAGATCCTGACCACGGTGCGGGCCGCGCACGAGGCCGGGGTGCGGCGGATCGTGGTGACGCACCCGGAGTTCACCTCCCAGCAACTGTCCGTCGCGGCCCAGCGCGAGCTCACCGCCTACGGAGCCCTGATGGAGCGCTGCTTCACCACGCCGCACAGCGGGAAGATCACCTGGGACCTGCTGTACGAGCACATCCGGGAGGTCGGGCCGGAGCACTCGATCCTGTCGAGCGACCTCGGGCAGCCGTTCAACCCGCCCGTCGAGGACGGTCTCGCCCTGATGGCCGACCAGTTGCTGCGTAACGGTTTCCATGAGGACGAGGTGCGGGTGATGGCTGTGGAGAACACCCGCCGGACCGCTCTCGCGAAGGGCCCCGCATGA
- the ligA gene encoding NAD-dependent DNA ligase LigA, producing the protein MSQMTAGRVLSREEYEQAIGTARAASSLYYGTGEAADAALDEAAEVTVLDDATYDQLVRDIAVTEAEHPDWRVEASPTQVVGGDAGDVEHSAPMLSLDNVFSADELAEWHASLGKRLGRAPRYVVEPKLDGLALAARYRQGSLEQLITRGDGVHGEDVTFAAAAIAGLPQQLAQPLTLEVRGEVMLTDAQFTAANELRLANGDKPFVNPRNGVAGALRGSKDRTYVIPMTFFAYQVLALPGAPAGTGPDADSDYSAAIALLGELGVSTAATSPAQIAVVDTIEAAQEYIDSLLARRADLGFGIDGAVIKADSPADREQAGSSSRAPRWGIAFKFPADSRLTTLEEVIWQLGRTGVITPRARVKPVFVGGTTVTYATLHNPNDLARQGLMIGDTVMVLRAGEVIPRIEGAVVSARTGAEIPIEAPQMCPNCGSEIDRSQERWRCTRGRQCALPQSIRYAVARDCWDIESVGEKLVRQLVDNGLVTDVADVFTLTEEQLLTLERMGRTSAAKVLAEVEKAKAQPLARTLTALGVRGTGRSMSRRIARYFATMDAIQAADAAAFEEVDGIGPERAPVIVEELIELAPVIAKLREAGVSMTEPGATGRVVAEEDEAGEAGEAGEAGPSLPLTAENGKPMSVVVTGKMSGPLAELSRNEMNELIERAGGKSSGSVSKNTGLLVAAEEGSSKYTKAQALGIPIESPDQFAERLEGFL; encoded by the coding sequence ATGAGCCAGATGACGGCGGGCAGGGTGCTGTCACGCGAGGAGTACGAGCAGGCGATCGGGACCGCCCGCGCCGCCTCGAGCCTCTACTACGGCACCGGCGAGGCGGCCGACGCCGCGCTCGACGAGGCCGCCGAGGTGACGGTGCTCGACGACGCCACCTACGACCAGCTGGTGCGCGACATCGCGGTCACCGAGGCCGAGCACCCCGACTGGCGGGTGGAGGCCTCGCCGACTCAGGTGGTGGGCGGTGACGCCGGCGACGTGGAGCACTCCGCGCCCATGCTCAGCCTCGACAACGTGTTCTCGGCCGACGAGCTGGCCGAGTGGCACGCGAGCCTGGGCAAACGACTGGGCCGGGCCCCGCGCTACGTGGTGGAGCCCAAGCTCGACGGCCTGGCCCTGGCCGCCCGCTACCGGCAGGGCTCGCTGGAGCAGCTGATCACCCGGGGCGACGGCGTGCACGGGGAAGACGTCACCTTCGCGGCCGCGGCCATCGCCGGGCTGCCCCAGCAGCTCGCGCAGCCACTGACCCTGGAGGTGCGTGGTGAGGTGATGCTCACCGACGCGCAGTTCACCGCGGCCAACGAGTTGCGCCTGGCCAACGGCGACAAGCCGTTCGTGAACCCGCGCAACGGGGTGGCCGGCGCACTGCGGGGCTCGAAAGACCGCACCTACGTCATCCCCATGACGTTCTTCGCCTATCAGGTGCTGGCGCTGCCGGGTGCCCCTGCGGGCACGGGACCGGATGCGGACAGCGACTATTCGGCGGCGATCGCCCTGCTCGGTGAGCTCGGCGTCTCCACCGCCGCGACCTCGCCCGCGCAGATCGCGGTGGTCGACACGATCGAGGCCGCGCAGGAGTACATCGACTCGCTGCTGGCCCGGCGCGCCGACCTCGGCTTCGGCATCGACGGGGCGGTGATCAAGGCCGACTCGCCCGCCGACCGGGAGCAGGCCGGGTCCTCGTCGCGGGCACCGCGGTGGGGCATCGCGTTCAAGTTCCCGGCCGACTCCCGGCTGACCACGCTGGAAGAGGTCATCTGGCAGCTCGGCCGCACCGGGGTGATCACGCCCCGGGCCCGGGTGAAACCCGTTTTCGTGGGCGGCACCACGGTCACCTACGCGACGCTGCACAACCCGAACGACCTGGCCCGGCAGGGTCTGATGATCGGCGACACGGTGATGGTGCTGCGGGCCGGTGAGGTCATCCCGCGCATCGAGGGGGCCGTCGTCTCGGCCCGTACCGGGGCCGAGATCCCGATCGAGGCACCGCAGATGTGCCCGAACTGCGGCAGCGAGATCGACCGTTCGCAGGAACGGTGGCGGTGCACCCGGGGCCGCCAGTGCGCTCTGCCGCAGTCCATCCGCTACGCGGTGGCCCGTGACTGCTGGGACATCGAATCGGTCGGCGAGAAGCTCGTGCGCCAACTCGTCGACAACGGCCTGGTCACCGACGTCGCCGACGTGTTCACCCTCACCGAGGAACAGCTGCTCACCCTCGAGCGGATGGGGAGAACCAGCGCCGCGAAAGTGCTCGCCGAGGTCGAGAAGGCCAAGGCCCAGCCGCTGGCCCGCACCCTGACCGCGCTCGGGGTGCGGGGTACCGGCCGCTCGATGAGCCGCCGTATCGCGCGGTACTTCGCCACGATGGATGCGATCCAGGCCGCCGACGCCGCGGCCTTCGAGGAGGTCGACGGGATCGGGCCGGAGAGGGCACCGGTCATCGTGGAGGAACTGATCGAGCTCGCCCCGGTGATCGCGAAGCTGCGGGAGGCCGGGGTCTCGATGACCGAGCCGGGTGCCACCGGGCGGGTCGTGGCCGAGGAGGACGAGGCCGGTGAAGCCGGGGAGGCCGGGGAGGCCGGGCCTTCGCTGCCTCTGACCGCCGAGAACGGCAAGCCGATGAGCGTCGTGGTGACCGGCAAGATGAGTGGGCCCCTGGCCGAGCTGTCCCGCAACGAGATGAACGAGCTGATCGAGCGGGCCGGGGGCAAGTCCAGCGGCTCGGTCTCGAAGAACACCGGCCTGCTGGTCGCGGCCGAGGAGGGCTCCAGCAAGTACACGAAGGCGCAGGCTCTCGGCATCCCGATCGAGAGCCCCGACCAGTTCGCCGAACGGCTGGAGGGGTTCCTGTAA